In Candidatus Cloacimonadota bacterium, one DNA window encodes the following:
- a CDS encoding AMP-binding protein: protein PNPLEYQTICSLVRKYKVTYLVATPSFFYGYLQKSEPGDFASIRFAIAGADKLQVKVYDGFLKKHGITIFEGYGTTETSPVISVNRPGAHKPGSIGPPLPGVKVRILDIDTGETLGPNLEGKILVKGDLVMEGYYNDYEETSMRIRNGWYDTGDIGIIDNDGFLWHRGRLKRFVKVGGEMVSLVNVEDVLSHLLPEDVICCVVDIPNPTKGADVVAAVANGNFDKHKVLKQLKKQLPSIAVPRQFYIIDNIPMMSSGKVNFREVEKICRSRSAKGEKK, encoded by the coding sequence CCCAATCCGCTGGAGTATCAAACCATCTGCTCTCTGGTGCGAAAATATAAGGTAACGTATTTGGTGGCCACACCCTCTTTCTTTTACGGCTATCTGCAGAAATCGGAGCCAGGCGATTTTGCCAGCATCCGCTTTGCCATTGCCGGAGCAGACAAACTTCAGGTCAAGGTTTACGATGGCTTCCTGAAGAAGCACGGCATCACCATTTTTGAAGGCTATGGCACAACAGAAACCTCGCCGGTGATCTCTGTGAACAGGCCGGGAGCCCACAAGCCTGGCAGCATCGGCCCTCCCCTGCCAGGGGTGAAGGTGCGCATCCTGGACATCGACACCGGTGAGACCCTCGGCCCCAACCTGGAAGGAAAAATACTGGTTAAAGGCGACCTCGTAATGGAAGGTTATTATAATGATTACGAAGAAACTTCCATGCGCATCCGCAACGGCTGGTACGACACCGGCGACATCGGAATCATCGATAACGACGGATTCCTTTGGCACCGGGGCCGGCTCAAACGCTTTGTGAAAGTGGGCGGGGAGATGGTCTCGCTGGTAAATGTGGAGGATGTGCTGAGCCACCTGCTGCCTGAAGACGTGATCTGTTGCGTGGTGGACATCCCCAATCCCACCAAGGGAGCAGATGTGGTGGCAGCCGTCGCCAACGGCAATTTCGACAAACACAAGGTGCTGAAACAGCTCAAGAAGCAGCTTCCCAGCATCGCGGTGCCGCGCCAATTTTACATTATAGACAACATCCCGATGATGTCCAGCGGAAAGGTTAACTTCCGTGAAGTGGAAAAGATTTGCCGCTCCCGTAGCGCCAAAGGAGAGAAGAAATAG